ATTGTCTTGCCGAGTTCATTCCTTGCAATGGATGTTATCGGCACACTGTAAACCTTGAAATCACCTTTAGGCACATCCTTTACCTCATCTGAATCAATCAAAAGTATTCCATCTTTTTTAACATCTTTATAATATTTATTGCATGCATCTTGTGTCATTGCAAGCATTGCATCAATGCTTGTAGCCTTAGGATAATCTATCTCATCATCGCTTATTATCACCTCGCTCCTTGATGCGCCGCCCCTTGATTCAGGTCCGTAAGACTGGCTCTGGCTTGCCTTTTTATCACTGTATATTGACGCAGCCTCTGCCATTATGATTCCTGCCAGTATCATGCCTTGTCCCCCTGACCCGCTGAACCTCATCTCGTATCTCTGTGCCATTTAAACCTCCAGAATTAGTTCGGAGTCAGGAGTTCGTAGTTCGGAGATAATGTTTTTACTTTTTTACTCCTAACTCTCAACTCCGAACTCATAACTGTATTTACTTCCCCTGTGCCTTTGCCATTAACTTTTCATATTCCTCGCAATATTCAGGTCTCTCTGATTTGTGCAAAACTCCCCTTAAAAGTTTTCCCTCAAGTTTTTCTGGAGGGAGTTTGTCCGCCTGCGAAACAGAAACAGTCCCGTCCTTTTCAACCTTCTCCATCATCTCAGATGCGCTCTTGAATTTGTTAAACCTTCCATAATATGTGGGGCATGAGTCCAGAATATCTAATACTGATGTGCCTTTGTGCATTATTGCGTCATATATGGTCTTTTCAAGTTCCTGCGCATGATATGCAGTTCCCCTTGCAACAAATGTTGCGCCTGCCGCCTTTGCAAGTTCGCATGTGTCAAATGTCGGCTCTATGCTTCCATATCTCGCTGTTGTCGCAATCATGCTTTGCGGTGTTGTGGGCGAGGACTGTCCGCTTGTCATGCCGTAGATATAATTATTATAAACCATGATGGTCAAATCCATGTTTCTCCTGCATGCGTGTATAAAATGATTGCCGCCGATTGCAAGCGCATCGCCATCGCCTGTAACCACGATTACCTTTAGTCTTGGTTTTGCAAGTTTAATCCCTGTTGCGCATGGAATCGCCCTTCCATGTAGTGTATGAAGCGTATTGAAATCAACATAGCCCGGCGTTCTGCTTGAACAGCCTATGCCTGAGACTATTGCAATATCATCCTTTTGCACCCCTGTTGCATCTATCGCCCGAATGAGACTTTTAAGCACCACCCCATGCCCGCACCCGGGACACCAGATATGCGGAAGTTTCCCTTTTCTCATATAAGAACTGTAATCAAACGGCGCCTTTTCTTTATATGGAACTGTTCTTGCTGCTGTTTGTGTAGACATTTCAATCCTCCTCATTTAATACAGGTTAAGGTTTAGGTTAAGAAAAAACAAAATCTCACTCTTAACCTTACCTTCAACCTTAACCTGCTTGTTTAATCCGCGACCAACCGCTCGCTCTTTTTTAGATATCTTGCAACAGCATATAGAAAAGTTACGAAAATAAATAATGCTGACAAAAACAGGAAAGCAGTCTTATTCATCTCACTGCCGTATCGCATATACTGGTTTTTTATTATGAGTAATATCATGCATACTACCCATGCATATGTTGTCCCATATTCTTTGACGATTAGACGTGCCCAGTTGAACTTCATGCCTTTGATGGTTTTTATTATCCCTGACAGATTAGGTATAAATCTGTTTACACCCTTTATGTATTCAATATACTCCTGCCCAAATTTGTTAGAGAGGTAATTTTCTTCTGCCTTTATAATAGCCATGTACATGACTATAAAGAGCGGGATGCCTGCAATATAAAATGGGATCGAATTTGCTGTAATGCCAAGCCCTATAACAATAAGGATATTTCCTACATATAAAGGATTTCTGCAATGGGCAAA
This Deltaproteobacteria bacterium DNA region includes the following protein-coding sequences:
- a CDS encoding 2-oxoacid:acceptor oxidoreductase family protein; translated protein: MAQRYEMRFSGSGGQGMILAGIIMAEAASIYSDKKASQSQSYGPESRGGASRSEVIISDDEIDYPKATSIDAMLAMTQDACNKYYKDVKKDGILLIDSDEVKDVPKGDFKVYSVPITSIARNELGKTIVANIISLGIITELTKVVSHEAIEKAVLSRVPQIFLDLNKKALEIGFEKARQMLNE
- a CDS encoding 2-oxoacid:ferredoxin oxidoreductase subunit beta, which produces MSTQTAARTVPYKEKAPFDYSSYMRKGKLPHIWCPGCGHGVVLKSLIRAIDATGVQKDDIAIVSGIGCSSRTPGYVDFNTLHTLHGRAIPCATGIKLAKPRLKVIVVTGDGDALAIGGNHFIHACRRNMDLTIMVYNNYIYGMTSGQSSPTTPQSMIATTARYGSIEPTFDTCELAKAAGATFVARGTAYHAQELEKTIYDAIMHKGTSVLDILDSCPTYYGRFNKFKSASEMMEKVEKDGTVSVSQADKLPPEKLEGKLLRGVLHKSERPEYCEEYEKLMAKAQGK
- a CDS encoding isoprenylcysteine carboxylmethyltransferase family protein, whose amino-acid sequence is MVKLGNLIFKYRNLIFPLFFVLLVLGTKPYMDSGHLGKWRYAAGITIALTGQIIRALTIGLVYIIRGGRNRKVYAETLVKDGIFAHCRNPLYVGNILIVIGLGITANSIPFYIAGIPLFIVMYMAIIKAEENYLSNKFGQEYIEYIKGVNRFIPNLSGIIKTIKGMKFNWARLIVKEYGTTYAWVVCMILLIIKNQYMRYGSEMNKTAFLFLSALFIFVTFLYAVARYLKKSERLVAD